From a region of the Triticum aestivum cultivar Chinese Spring chromosome 7D, IWGSC CS RefSeq v2.1, whole genome shotgun sequence genome:
- the LOC123164645 gene encoding spermine synthase: MEGGGARNVSAAAAQTKGSADDGSCKPLPPCCVKAQAAAPESEAKCHATVVSGWFTGTRSRSGKPSKAQYFNNPMWPGEAHSLKVEKILYQGKSPYQEVLVFESSTYGNVLVLDGIVQLTDKDECAYQEMVTHLALCSIPSPKNVLVVGGGDGGVLREIAKHDSVETIDICEIDQLVIDVCKDFFPRLYVGYKDPRVRLHVGDAVEFLRNSPEGKYDAIIVDSSDPIGPAQELVEKPFFQTIARALKPGGVLSNLAESMWLHTHLIQDMLSICREVFKGGVHYAWASVPTYPSGVIGFLLCAKDGPPVDFLTPVNPIEKIEGATKDGREMRFYNSEIHRAAFILPTFVKRELEAYNTSTEKEKPEKPAAKPVKMKVMRDSAITAS, from the exons ATGGAGGGTGGAGGCGCAAGAAATGTTTCTGCAGCGGCAGCACAGACAAAGGGAAGTGCGGATGATGGCTCCTGCAAGCCACTGCCTCCTTGCTGTGTCAAGGCGCAGGCTGCTGCGCCGGAATCCGAGGCCAAGTGCCACGCAACTGTGGTGTCCGGGTGGTTCACAGGAACCCGCTCACGCTCTG GTAAACCAAGCAAAGCGCAGTACTTCAACAATCCAATGTGGCCTG GGGAGGCTCATTCGTTGAAAGTAGAGAAGATTTTGTACCAGGGGAAATCGCCATACCAAGAAGTTTTAGTATTCGAG TCTTCAACCTATGGGAATGTCCTTGTGCTCGATGGAATTGTTCAGCTGACTGACAAGGATGAATGTGCATACCAGGAAATGGTTACTCACCTTGCACTGTGCTCAATTCCATCTCCTAAAAAT GTTTTGGTTGTCgggggtggtgatggtggtgtacTACGAGAAATAGCCAAGCATGACTCAGTGGAGACTATAGACATATGCGAGATTGATCAGCTAGTTATTGAT GTTTGTAAAGATTTTTTCCCACGTCTGTATGTTGGATATAAAGACCCTCGTGTCCGACTTCATGTTGGTGATG CTGTGGAGTTCTTGAGAAATTCTCCAGAAGGAAAATACGATGCCATTATTGTTGATTCATCAGACCCAATTG GGCCAGCTCAGGAGCTTGTGGAGAAGCCCTTCTTTCAGACAATTGCTAGGGCTTTAAAGCCTGGCGGTGTTCTTTCTAATCTAGCTGAAAGTATGTGGCTGCACACACATCTAATCCAGGATATGCTTTCTATctgtcgggaggtattcaagggtGGCGTGCACTATGCCTGGGCGAGTGTTCCGACATATCCTAG TGGTGTCATTGGATTTTTGCTATGCGCGAAGGACGGTCCACCGGTGGACTTCCTGACTCCTGTGAACCCAATCGAGAAAATTGAAGGAGCTACTAAAGATGGACGAGAGATGAGATTTTACAATTCAGAG ATTCATAGGGCTGCTTTTATTCTGCCAACGTTTGTAAAGAGGGAGCTGGAGGCATATAACACTTCCACTGAAAAG GAGAAACCGGAGAAGCCAGCAGCAAAACCAGTGAAGATGAAGGTAATGCGGGACAGCGCAATTACCGCTTCCTAG